Part of the Suricata suricatta isolate VVHF042 chromosome 8, meerkat_22Aug2017_6uvM2_HiC, whole genome shotgun sequence genome, TGCATTAAAATAGAAGCAGAATCAAGGCAGCAGGGTCTGACTTGTTCATCACTGTGTCCTCAGCAGCTGCAGCAGTGCCTGGTGGAAGACACTAGTAAACATGGGCTGGAATCCTCCAGATCCTGCAGGGAGTAGCATATCCTTCCAAGAAGCTGATTGCCCTGGGAAAGGGACCTGAGTGGATGGCAAGAAGCTGGAAGTCTCTGCAGCCTCTTTAACCGGGGAAGGAAAACCAAAGCCACAGGAGAAAATGGCCCTCTTGAATTAGGTCACAGATGCCTGAGCAAGCTGGGTGTAGGACGAGTCATTAGGCTTGGCAGATGTTCCTGGTCTGCACTGTTGTCACTAGTCAGCATCCGTGGGCACAGGACTATTTCTTGGAGCACCTCCCACTTGAGGCCCCTCTATTCCCTGGAGCTTCTCTCCCCTGAAAGTCAGAGACTTGCCCAAGAGTAGAGGCTGATCCCTGTAGCTACTCCAACCCACACCCCAAAGCACTCAGCATCTCTAGTGTAACCTAAAGTCCTCATCCTGGAGCTCTGACTCAGAGGTTCTCAAACCTGGTAGGGGAGTAGAATTTATCTGGcagcttttaaaaacatgaagtgTAACAGACAGAACAGTGCACCTGTGAGTATAGTTTGACGgattttcacaaagtgaacaaaCTGGGTCCTTTCCAGGTCAGGAAACAGAGTATCAGTGCCTAGCCTCTCTCAAGTACCTCTTGTGCCACCTTCTAGTCACTACTCCAGTCCCTGTCCACCCCCCAGGGTGAGGAGACCCTTCccccagagcttctgattcaTGTAACCCATGAGAGGCTTGGTGTCTAGTTTACAAAGCTGCACAGGTGGATTATATGGAGAGCGAGGCTTGAAAGCCACTCCTGGAAATCACATAATCTCTTTTGTCACAAGTGGGGCGAAAGGATGCTTTCCTCCCATCTTCGGCTCAGCACCAGTAGCTGTCTGGCTGGGTTTACCCATGGAGCAGTGGGCATTTCCTGTATCCAGGATTTTCAGAGCATGGCTCAGGAAGACCAGTTGGTTGGTTCCAGCCTGAGCATGTGGCCCTCTCTGCCTGGCAGGAATTCCATGAAGAGGTATTTTTGGAAGGTGCAGGAATTCTGTAGCCATTTGGAAAATGCCTGCTAATAGGCCAGGCtggattctcattttaaaaatgatgatgtgGCTGAGGGGCCTGACCTGGCCAGTTTTCCTGGAGCTAGGGGTGGGGAAAGTTAGGAGgcatgctctttttcttttccttttctttaaatctccgcagcattttcttttttgtctcaaATCCCTCTATCTCACAAGCTTCAAGAGAATTGTGAGGTGTCTCGTGCAGCACATTGGCCCTTTGATGCTATTTGCAGGTAAGTGTTTCATCTTGTCCCAAGTCAGCCAGGGCTTTGGGGTCACTTTAGGTTGCATGAAAGTTTAATTTAACCTTCACTTCCCTTTCAAGGATCTTTGCCTCTGGAGCCCGCACCCTgagtctctctgccctcccagggAGGACCCTGAGTGCCCTCCTGTTCTCTTCCCGTGTATCCCTCTGCTTTGCCTTGGTGGCCTTTGTTGATTGCTGCAGCTTTTGCTATTTCTATATCTATTCATTGACTCATCCATTCACTCAGTGCATGCGAGGCCCTGTGCTGGGGACAGGACAGAGGGCTGGGCAGACCCAGCCACCTCCTGTCATTAcatttctgcccctacccttgaGACCTCCTTTTGTCCCCAGCTCTCCACTCCCCAGACTTTCTCCCACAGCCCTACGCGTGTCTCTGACAGTTCCAGGCTCCTTCACCTTGCACTGCAAAGTACCTTGTCCTCTCCATTTTGTTTCCAAACCCTTTGCTCCTGACCCTCATTTGCAGCTCCCTTGGGCACAGACAGAGGATAATAAAGTAGGACCTGGCATGCTTCTCTTCCCCAATTTTCCATTTCCAAGGGCCTCCACTTCCCTTCCACCTCTCACCTCTGCACCATTCTCTCCTCATGCCGGATTCTGGAATGGCAATGCCATGAAGGGAGATCTGCTGtaccccaaaccaaaccaaagccaATAATCCCCCCCAAGTAAACGTGGTGGAGGACTGTGCTGCCTCTTTTGTCCTCCTCAAAGCCTGACCATTGCTAGGTGTGGTGCACGGGCTTTCCTTGCAGGAGGGGAGATTTCTGTGGTAAGGAGCCCTCACCCTGGCCGGGCCTTCCTGGGAGATGAATCCATGAGGCAGAAACTGTGCAAGGCTGGCCTTACAGGGCAGTGGCTTCCAGGCTGTCACTGGGGTGTCAATAGGCACCTGCCCacctcctctcttttcttgggCCTGTGGGTGGAGTCTAGGCTGTCTGGAAGAAAGAAGCTCTTAGTCCTTTGATCTGTCTATGGATTGGTCAGGGGATGATGCTGTCCATGCCCTCAGGTGAGCTTATCTGAGGGAGCAGATCACCTGAAGGTGGTAAAGCtgggaagggaaaataagtaCAGCATGTTCAGAATGTGTGTACCGAGTATGTGGgttaaaaaattacacacaacAATATACATGTCATGTGAACCAGATGTTCCTATAGGCTTCAATGGTGAGTTTTGCAGAagagagttttttaaattctgactttattttaaataggtaatCCAAGCACATGACACAAAATTTCAAAAAGTGCCTAAGTGTATAGATACAGTGAAAAATAAgtctcttttggggcacctgggtggctcacttggttaagcatccaactttagctcaggtcatgatctcgcagtctgtgagtttgagccccgcatcgggctctgtgctgacggctcagagcctgcagcctgcttccgattctgtgtctccctctttctctgtccctcacctgctcatgctgtgtctctcaagaatgaataagtgtttttaaaaaattagaaaaaaaaaaagaaaattagaaaaataagtctCTTTCTCACTCCTGTCCCCAAGTCCCACATGGTTCCAGCCAGAAACAGCCACTGCTGCAGTTCACCGTGCACCCTTCCAGAGGTTATTTCAGAAAATCAGGGtgtgtgtacttttaaaaattgcaagtGGACATTTATATACACTCTTCTTAACTTTGTTATTTTCACTTAAGAGTATATTGtggagcttttttctttttaaagtgtacttatttagacagagagggagagagagcatgagcgagggaggggtagacagagagagggagagagagaatcccaagcagactccatgctgtcagtgcagagccccacatggggcttgatttcatgaattgtgacatgatgacctgagctgaaatcaagagtcagatgcttaactcacagagccacccaggttcccctggagtcttttttcttaacatataCTACTTGGGTTGGAGGTAGATTTAGAAAgcagaggggtacctgggtggctcagtcggttgagcgtctgattttggctcaggtcatgatttcactgttcatgagttcaagccctgcattggtctctgtgctcacagctcagagcctggggcctgcttcagattctgtgtctccctctctctctacccctcccctgctcatgctctgtctctctgtcctttgaaaataaataaacattaaaaaaattaaaaacaaaaagcaaaagaaagcagaaaaaacttGTTTCCAAAGGGCTCTGAGCTTTGCTTCACTTCAAATAGCTCCTTGCTTCTGGTTACTTTCTACAGTGTGACTCTTGGGTCACCTAAAGGTGTCTTGCTCAGGGAGACATCCGGTCATCTAAAAGGAAGGAAGGTCAAGAGTCCTGCCAGATTTCACTGAAGGGATTCGTGTCCCGTTCTTACCAAAGTCCTTTCTGGAATTTGTTCTCACAGTTTAATGGGTGAGATACAAGCACCATCCCTCACCTGGCTactcagttttatcattttttaaagttcatttatttattttgagagagagagagagagagagagagagagagagcgagcgagcagaaagagggcagagagagtaagagagagaatcacaagcaggctccaatctatcgatgcagggctctatcccacaaactgtgagatcatgacctgagctgaaatcaagagttggacgcctaactgagccacccaggtgcccctcagtttttCTTCAGGTCTTGTAGTTGGGTGAAGTACTTTGGGGGCAGTATGAAGGTCGTCTCAGTTGCAATTCTGTTTTGTGGAGGGAGCTGGCAGCAGCTCCAGGTCATGGTGAATACTGTTGCTGAAAGAGTCTGGATGCAGGAAGTGGAATAGGACTTAGCCCTTAACACTGAAAGATTGGATGTGGGGGGCAGCCCTTGGGTCTGTCTATACTTTGCAGAGTGctatctccttccttccatctcctcTTGCTCTTGGCCTGCTAATCTTGCTCATTTCTTTGGCTACCTTTGTAATCTTAGTGGTCCATTTCTTCTGCCccaaagcagctagggacaaatcAGATCATGTTCTTGATTAGATTTAAatgttccaggggcacctgggtggctcagtgggttatgcatctgactcttggttttggctttggtcatgatctcatggttcattagtttgagcccctcgttgggctctgtgcttcattaaaaaaaattttttttacatttatttgtttttgagagacagaagtgggggaggagcagagagagagggagacacagaatctgaagcaggctccaggccctgagctgttggcacagagaccgacatggggctcaaacccaaaaaccgcaagatcatgatctgagctaaagttggacacttaactgagccacccaggcatcccggctctgtgctgtcattgtggagcctgcttgggattctctctctctctctctctctctctctctctctctctctttctcccaaaataaataaaaataaactttaaaaaagattttgctaACTGAATACAGAAAAAACAGAGTTAGATATATTGAGACCTTGTTAGAGAGACACCAGAACCAGGGGCTTTCAGAGGTTtgtaatctcattttatttatttttgaaagagagagagagagagagagagcaagtgagggaaggtcagagagaggggcgggacagaagatctgaagtgggctccgtgctgacagcagagagcttgatgcggggctcgaactcaggaaccatgagattatgacctgagccaaagtcagacgcttagcctactgagccacccaggtatccctcactttattttttaaaaatgcaatagctttggggtacctggctggttcagttcagagagcatgtgactcttgatcttggggttgagggtttgagccccatgttgggtatatagattacttaaaaataaaatcttaaaaaaaagtaacagctttactgagatacaaCTAATCTCCTATATAAAGTACACAATCCAATGGTGTTTAGTATATGCCCAAATTTTGTAATCATCACACAAtcaattttaggatattttcatCAATTGCCCCCAAAGGAACCCCATTTTCCCCAGTCTCCTCAGCCCAAGGCATTTACTAATCTACTtgctgtctctatagatttgcctcttttggacatttttctatacatgacctgagctaaaatcaagagttggacgcttagccgactgagccactcaggtgccccagaacttcattcttttttatggtcaaataatatttcattgtatggatatactaaattttgtttattaattagctgatggacatttgagttattgCCACTTTATCggttatgaataatgttgctatgagcattcatgtacaagtttttgtgtggccCTCACATGAACACTAATGCAACTAAGATATATATTCTATAGATCTCATTCTGCAGGTAAGAAAACATTCCAATATGGTAGACAGGAATTTTGAATAAAAAGATGTTAGATATCTGAGCCCATGCTGTTTGCAATCAAAGAAGAGGATGTAAGGCAATCAAAGCATTTATTTAAGGGAGACTTGGAGTCCACTGTAATTTAAAGTGTGCTCTGAATTTCAAGGAAGCAGATTAGGCTTATAAAGGCAAAAgccataactttattttttgaaatattacaaGTTCTGTTAGCAGACCTTAAACAAAATCTAATACATGATTGACTTTTTAGCTACAAGgtgttaacattttctttcagtcCAAAGTGGAAGGATGAATGGGAAGAGATGGTGGAGTTGAAACTGACAAGTTGCAATTGACAGACGTCCAAAGTTCGATGGACAAAAGTCAAGCTTAGGTATTCCCAGAATTGCAGTAGGCAAAAAATTTCCTCAATGTGCTCTAGATCTAGACTCTATTGACAATGACTCTTTGGCAATGCTTACTTCATTTTGAATCTTGTTTCAGTTTATAGATGTGAAATAATTGCTTTGACATAACCTGGTATGGATATGTCAGTTCCTGACAGAAACATGAACTGTTAATTTTCAGTTGGGCAATTTCAGCCCTCTCCCCAacgtttcttttccctttgccttttCTCCAATCCCAGCTTTCACTTCTTTCTCTCAAGGATCAGTTCCCCACCCCTATGGTTGGGACAGAATCTATCACTCTTACACTTTTGTGTGGAATGCAATACTGTGTGAATTTGATATCTGTTCTTGAGTTATCTCCTATGAGATGAAAGCTCCTCCGCCAGCAGCGACCAGAGGGGTGGTATCTGTAGCAGTGGGCATGCAAAAAGAGGATTTCTTGGAAAAGCTCCTTTCCTTGTCCAGTGGCAGGATTTCACTGATGAAGGCCGCCCACGTGGGGGTTAAGGCGGAGCAGTCCGCACTCCAGGCGCAGCTCCTCTTCAGCCAGCTCAAGTGCGCCGTTGCTAGGGCAACAACCCGTGGGGGCAGGTGGCCGCCGGCTAGCACTCTAGCGGAGCGCGCACACGCAGGGACGCCGGGGCGCCCTTTCGGCCGCGACGTCAGACCCATTCCGCCCTTCAACGCCTGCAGGACCCGGCACTATTCCCAATACCACCTCCCGCGGGCGGCATCTAGCGAAACTCACCAATCAGAGAAGCCGATACATCGCCCGGCCCGGGCGTGCGGCAACCAATCGCAGCACTCGTGTGATCCCAGGCTCACCCGAGAGGCTGGCGGCCGGCGCTGAGACGGCGACGGCGGGAGTCGCTGCTGAGGCGGCCACGGGCGCAGGTCGCGTCGGCGCTGCTCCGCGGGCCCGGGCCGGGCTGGCAGCAGCTGGCGCCTGGCAGTGAAGACGGGCTCCTGGGGCGGGTGGAATGGCCCCCACCTAGGGCAGTGGGAGAAACCGCTGAGCGCAGGATGCTGGCGAGGCGGCGCGGCGGCTCCTCACTCATCCCAGGTAAGGGGAACGCCGCGCTCGCGGTAGCGGGGCTCGGAGCGCCGCCCCGGCCCCGCTGCCTTCCCGCCGCCGCCCACCTGGCTCTGGGCCCCGGCCGGTTCGGTCCTGGCATCCCTTGGCTCCGCGTCACCTCCTGCCCGCTCATCTCCCCATCTCGCTGCGGGCAGTTGTCCAGCCCCGCCCCCGAGGCGCGGCGCCCCGCGCCCTGGCCCGCGGGCTCCTGCACCCGCACTCGCTCCCCTTCCCCCAGCGCCTGCGTTTCCCGGGCTCCGCTTCGCCATCGCCCGCCTCGCCCCAGCCGTGGTTCCCCCTcgccgccccctcccctttcGTGGCGTTGGCACCGTTTCCCGGCCCGTGCAGTCCTTCGGGGCGCCTTCCGGGGATAagaccctccccagccccccaacccccgctGCCCGCCGCCCATCCCTCCGGGATCAGATCAGACTTTTGCCTTCACTGGTATCCCGGCTTCGCTTCCACAGAACCACCCTCATGCCTGCCCCTTATTGCCATGTCCTCCGTATCTTTCAGTCGCCCCCACCCCCCCTGTCCCTGGGTTTTGCCCTTTTGCTCTCAGACGCCTTCCTTTCCCAACTCGCCTCTTTTCCCCTCACTTTCATCAACCACCGTCACGAACGCTTCTTTTCCTTTACACTTAAACCTTCAGACGCTCTTGATACCCTCCTGAACGCCAGATCTGTAGTTTGAACATCATAATTCGTCTTTCAGTGACCTGCACGCCTAACATGGAAAGTGCCTTGCccggagcctggcacacagtaggcctgCCACAGAGTGGATGCGCTCGCGTGTTAGTCGCTTCCTCCTTCATTCAGGTCTCTGTATCCAGAGGGATTCTGCCCACTCCTTGAAGAGTGGTACGGGAGATGGCAGGACAAATTAGTGAACTCCAAGTGTAAGAAAGCGATTACATTGTCAATTATTTACTCACTGCATTTATTTAGGGGAAAACCCCTTGGATTCTGCTTCGTGTCaagtgttgttttatttatttattaaaaattttaaaacatttatttattattgagaaacagagagagacagcatgagcagggaaggggcaaagagagagggagacacagaatccgaagcaggctccaggctctgagctgtcagcgcagagccggaagCGGGTCTTGAACcctcaagctgtgagatcatgacctgaactgaagtcggatgcttaaccaactgagccacccaggcgtccctgtcaAGTATTGTCTTATATTAATTGGCTTTGTAAAGGATTCTGAGGGAGCCTCACAATATAAATCACTCCCTTATCACCTCCCACCCTTCAGTCAGCAGAGTTTACCTATTAGCCAGAATACAACATTGTAGGTAAGAAGTATTTCACTTGTTTCTCTCTCAGTTGGATAGTCCAGTCCTGCAATGAATTTTCATCCTTTAAGAGCTCAGAGGAATCAGGTTTAGCATTTTGGGAATCAGTTCttgaagggataaaaaaaaatgcttagtgAAAGTTCTGACAAGTGCTGTAGGAGTGAAAGTAATTATCCTTCACTTTCCCCAGCACTCTTTCTGGTGATCCGAGAAAGTAGCTACAgccttgtcttttttccccccctttttgtATTAAGagtgaaataaatttaactttttaaaattataaaaacaatgttaCTGGCCTCAAGCTATTCTTGCCGCATTTGCTCTGATGGTCTCCAAGTCAGGATGAATCAAACAGTTGGTTTTTTTCTGCTCCTGGGATCTCCAGAGCGGACTGGAGAAAATCGTGTAAGTGAGCTGCTGATGCTGTTCTAAACTTCTGGAATCTGACTTTACCCTCCCTGGCTGGAGATGCTTTGCCTTTCCCTTAGGTTAATCTTATGTACTAAAACCTAAATGGCTGTTTGTAGACTTTTACCATTTTTACCATTCTCCTCTACTCGATGTTTCTTCATTGCTTATTTTGCAATAAGCagaaaattcacagaagaaattGGTGGGCTTCAGCCCGGACTATGAAAGTTCTATCATTTTTCTGTGTGCCTGTGCCTATCTGATTTCTGGTCTCCTTTCCTTTGATCAGAGGGGGATCCTCCTTTCTAAAACTAACATCTTCGATCTCCTCTATATTGTCATTGTTTCCTCAGCCCGCATACATGCTCAGATTTCCACCTtccagaacaaaaacaaaaaccttccctTGACGCTtccctctttttcattttttccaataaaCATGGTATTCCTTAGAGtttcaatttttgttcatttctttaatttccgTGTGTGATTATACTTCCTCTCATGGCTTTAAATAGCACCATATTTATGGTTTTCAAAGATGTGTGTTCAGTTCCCAATTTTGATGAGTTTcaagtgttctttatttttatttgtctattgGAAAACTAAACTTGAATACTGAATGCTCCAAACTtgattatcttttcctttcccttccctctacTCACATAGCCCCCTCAAGCCTGTATAAACACTTCTTGTTCCATTTTAGGCCTTCATCCTAGAAACCTTAGAATCCTCTTCTCTCCTCACAGTAAGTCCATTGTAGCTCATATTGTTTCTACTtgaaattatttctctctcttctcatttccaGAAGATTGATTGAAGCCTGGGTTATGTTTTTCTCAAATAGAGTTGGTCATTTTCAACCCAGGTACTACTTTATGAAACCACCTGGGTAGCTTTTAAAGGGTAAGGATTAGGGCATGAAGGCTTCCacggagattctgattcagttggttTGCTCGGGGCCAgacactgtcatttaaaaaatgcttccccctggtgcctgggtggccagactcttggtttcaactcaggtgatGATTCACTGTGTTGTtggtgcagaacttgcttggtattctccctctctgcccctcccctactctctctctctctctctctctctcaaaataaataaataaacttaaaaaaactttttaattaaaaaaaattgctttgcaTATGACCATAATATGCAGCTGGGATGGAGAACTGGACTGAGAGCTTAAAGAGGGACTGatagtgtaagatttaatagatggaggcagcgatgggaggaaagaaagagaccaggttatggagccaagaaagcctttattgggatctgccaTTCCccggcgaggtcccatgaccccgggagtggggagtcagggaagtcgcgcctgataggcgatgggcagGGGGgggttatgggtgagggggttctgggtttgatcttgggagggcagattatcaaataagggcctttcagggaTGTGCtaggatggaataggttgcctcctctgtcagggtgatgggaagctggagcttcatgattggctgtttccaaatggggcaggacatcccaggtctgcaggtgaggggcgggggtcgtctgtgcatgtgttctcctccagcccccagagaaatggccgctcggttgCCACcctaaggtgactcttacagatagAACCCTGAGGAactacagtatttaaaaatcaggGTAAATGTCACTTTGTTGGCATGGTTGCTTACTTTCCTGGCACTTGGTAGACGTACCTATTAAAGTACACatttaaatgatttctcatgGGCCTATTTTTCTCATAACCAGGAGTTCCTTGAAGTCTAGGACCATGCCTAAAGATAAACTGCTGTCTCTTTTACGCTACTTACACCACTTGTGATACCAAATATGTGGGCTTTCCCTTTACGATTCTCCAACCCTCCAAACCTACAATTTAACCCAATTATGACCGCCTACCTAGAGTTAGTGCAGACCCCACAGGTTTTGGAATCAGCCTCTCCCATTTCACCCccgccctcctccatgccaatTGCAAGTCTTAGGTTGTGACTTGTACTTCTGCCTAACTGGCTATAAACTGGGGCTTCCTACAACCCCCTCCTCAGGTCAGTAATTTGCTATAatgaatggctcacagaactctgGAAAGCTCTTTACTTAACTGTTACCTGCTTATTAGAAAGGAtgtaactcaggaacagcaaATGGAAAAGATGCCTGAGCCGTCTCTTGTGGGAAGGGACATGGGGCCTCCATGAGCTTCCATGCCTTCTCTAGGGGCACCATCCTGGCACATCCATGTGTTCACCAGCCCAGAAGGTCTCTGAATCCCTTCAGTTAGagtttatggaggcttcattatgtAGGCATAATCATTGGTTGATGGTGATAAACTCCATCTGCAGCCCCTTTCCCCCATTCTGAGGTCAGGGGTTG contains:
- the LOC115297527 gene encoding 5E5 antigen-like — its product is MGGGQRGLGGWGGSYPRKAPRRTARAGKRCQRHERGGGGEGEPRLGRGGRWRSGARETQALGEGERVRVQEPAGQGAGRRASGAGLDNCPQRDGEMSGQEVTRSQGMPGPNRPGPRARWGPFHPPQEPVFTARRQLLPARPGPAEQRRRDLRPWPPQQRLPPSPSQRRPPASRVSLGSHECCDWLPHARAGRCIGFSDCLSLNSGKKPAGKASPDGNRKYLLEQ